The Xanthomonas fragariae genome has a segment encoding these proteins:
- the nrdR gene encoding transcriptional regulator NrdR, translating to MHCPFCQHNDTRVIDSRVSEDGTTIRRRRECEACGERFSTLETIELKLPAVVKSDGGREAFDARKLRTSFDRALQKRPVSEEQIEAAVRAVVHQLRMSGEREVDSLRVGEYVMVELRKLDHVGYVRFASVYRSFQDVADFREEIEKLERELPVGSDQLPLLEAALERAGKPGKR from the coding sequence ATGCACTGCCCCTTCTGCCAGCACAACGACACCCGCGTGATCGATTCGCGCGTGTCCGAAGACGGCACGACAATCCGTCGGCGCCGCGAGTGCGAGGCGTGCGGCGAGCGTTTCAGCACCTTGGAGACAATCGAGCTCAAGCTGCCGGCCGTGGTCAAGAGCGACGGTGGGCGCGAGGCATTCGATGCGCGCAAGTTGCGCACCAGTTTCGACCGTGCGCTGCAGAAGCGCCCCGTCTCCGAAGAACAGATCGAGGCGGCAGTGCGCGCGGTGGTGCATCAGCTGCGCATGTCGGGCGAGCGCGAAGTGGACTCGCTGCGAGTGGGCGAATACGTCATGGTCGAGCTGCGCAAGCTCGACCATGTCGGCTATGTGCGCTTCGCCTCGGTGTACCGCAGTTTTCAGGACGTGGCCGATTTCCGCGAGGAAATCGAAAAACTAGAGCGCGAACTCCCGGTTGGCAGTGATCAACTGCCACTGCTGGAAGCGGCGTTGGAACGTGCCGGCAAGCCCGGCAAGCGTTGA
- a CDS encoding GNAT family N-acetyltransferase, with protein sequence MKAMRIACVADTPQHLSAIAQAHLQAFGGLLPDWNVDAALSELRSHTRDEVIPTTLVVLDQAQWLGSVSLLDNDDTRIRQWSPWLASLYAQPQARRQGIGEALVAHCVQAAAQLGVSVLYLYCEPVSAPFYQRLGRHTHAELLLGPMQIVVMCIEPQGAAQ encoded by the coding sequence TTGAAGGCGATGCGGATCGCCTGCGTGGCCGATACGCCGCAGCATCTGTCTGCCATCGCGCAGGCGCATCTGCAGGCCTTTGGTGGTCTGCTCCCGGACTGGAACGTCGACGCGGCGCTGAGCGAGTTGCGTAGTCACACCCGCGATGAGGTGATCCCGACGACGTTGGTGGTGCTGGATCAGGCGCAGTGGCTCGGCTCGGTGAGTCTGCTGGATAACGACGACACCCGCATTCGGCAATGGTCGCCCTGGCTGGCCTCGCTGTATGCGCAACCGCAGGCGCGCCGGCAGGGTATTGGGGAAGCGCTGGTGGCGCATTGCGTGCAGGCCGCCGCGCAGCTGGGAGTGAGCGTGTTGTATCTGTATTGCGAGCCGGTGTCGGCACCGTTCTATCAGCGGCTGGGCCGGCACACGCACGCCGAGTTGTTGCTCGGGCCGATGCAGATCGTGGTGATGTGCATCGAACCGCAGGGGGCGGCGCAATGA
- the ribD gene encoding bifunctional diaminohydroxyphosphoribosylaminopyrimidine deaminase/5-amino-6-(5-phosphoribosylamino)uracil reductase RibD, whose amino-acid sequence MSATADDHRWMAQALRLAERGAYTTRPNPMVGCVIVGDGVCVGEGFHQRAGGPHAEVFALRAAGELARGATAYVTLEPCAHYGRTPPCALALIEAGVTRVVAAMADPFPQVNGGGFALLREAGIEVHSGVMQAQARALNRGFLSRVERGRPWLRVKLGASLDGRTALASGESKWITGADARADVQRWRARAGAILTGAGTVLADDPSMTVRLGDDTQFAPPLRVVLDAGLRTLACEHIRQGDAPTLYLHGDDVAVPSIDAAEFVAMPLHAGHFDLTAVLVLLAERWVNEIHAEAGATLCGALLHAGLVDELLVYVAPVLLGDTARPLLAGLGIETMAQRYALQLLDVRQLGQDLRLRYAPVAAV is encoded by the coding sequence ATGAGCGCGACAGCCGACGATCATCGCTGGATGGCGCAGGCATTGCGGTTGGCCGAGCGTGGCGCGTACACCACGCGGCCGAATCCGATGGTCGGCTGCGTGATCGTGGGCGATGGCGTCTGCGTGGGTGAAGGCTTCCACCAGCGCGCCGGCGGCCCGCATGCGGAAGTGTTCGCGTTGCGCGCAGCCGGTGAACTGGCGCGCGGCGCCACCGCTTATGTGACCCTGGAGCCGTGCGCGCATTACGGGCGCACGCCACCGTGCGCGTTGGCCTTGATCGAGGCTGGCGTGACGCGCGTGGTCGCGGCGATGGCCGACCCGTTTCCGCAGGTCAACGGCGGTGGTTTTGCGTTGTTGCGCGAGGCCGGAATCGAGGTGCACAGCGGCGTCATGCAAGCGCAGGCGCGCGCGCTCAATCGGGGATTTCTGTCGCGGGTGGAGCGTGGCCGGCCGTGGTTGCGGGTCAAGCTGGGCGCCAGTCTCGACGGGCGGACCGCGCTGGCCAGCGGTGAATCCAAATGGATCACCGGCGCCGATGCGCGTGCGGATGTTCAGCGCTGGCGTGCGCGTGCCGGCGCGATCCTCACCGGTGCGGGCACGGTGCTGGCCGACGACCCCTCCATGACGGTACGGCTGGGCGACGACACGCAGTTCGCGCCGCCGCTGCGTGTGGTGCTCGATGCCGGGTTGCGCACGCTGGCGTGCGAGCACATTCGTCAAGGCGATGCGCCGACGCTGTATCTGCATGGCGATGATGTGGCGGTGCCGTCGATCGACGCTGCGGAATTCGTTGCCATGCCGCTGCATGCTGGCCACTTCGATCTCACCGCCGTTTTGGTGTTGCTCGCCGAGCGCTGGGTCAACGAGATACATGCCGAAGCAGGTGCGACGCTGTGTGGCGCGTTACTTCATGCCGGCCTGGTCGACGAACTGCTGGTCTACGTGGCACCTGTGTTGCTCGGCGATACCGCCAGGCCGCTGCTTGCCGGGCTTGGCATCGAAACGATGGCGCAGCGGTATGCGTTGCAACTGCTCGATGTGCGCCAACTGGGGCAGGATTTGCGCTTGCGTTACGCGCCGGTTGCTGCGGTGTGA
- a CDS encoding riboflavin synthase — MFTGIIEGVGRLSARQPQAGDVRFTFATGNLPFESVRLGESIAVNGVCLTVIGFDAESFQADASTETLSLTTLSALPEGALLNLERAMRPTDRLGGHLVSGHVDGLGQVQSVHGDARAQRWRFAAPPAVLRYVAKKGSICVDGVSLTVNEVDADGFEVALIPHTVANTAFAQTAVGAAVNLEIDLVARYVERLLGTRGEA; from the coding sequence ATGTTTACCGGAATCATTGAAGGCGTCGGCCGTCTGTCTGCGCGCCAGCCGCAAGCCGGCGATGTGCGTTTCACCTTCGCGACCGGCAACCTGCCGTTTGAATCGGTACGACTGGGCGAGAGCATCGCGGTCAACGGCGTGTGCCTTACTGTGATCGGGTTCGATGCGGAGAGCTTTCAGGCCGACGCCTCGACCGAAACTCTGTCGCTGACCACGCTAAGCGCATTGCCTGAAGGTGCGTTGCTTAATCTGGAGCGTGCGATGCGCCCGACAGACCGCCTCGGTGGACACCTGGTCAGCGGGCATGTCGATGGCCTGGGCCAGGTGCAATCGGTGCATGGCGATGCGCGCGCGCAGCGCTGGCGTTTTGCCGCGCCGCCGGCCGTGCTGCGCTATGTCGCCAAGAAGGGATCGATCTGTGTGGATGGGGTCAGCCTCACCGTCAATGAAGTGGACGCAGACGGCTTCGAAGTCGCGTTGATTCCGCACACGGTGGCAAATACCGCGTTTGCGCAGACCGCGGTAGGTGCGGCAGTAAATCTGGAAATCGATCTGGTGGCGCGCTATGTCGAACGCCTGCTCGGCACGCGGGGTGAGGCATGA
- the ribB gene encoding 3,4-dihydroxy-2-butanone-4-phosphate synthase, producing MNFAPVPELIEALRAGRMVVIVDDEDRENEGDLIMAAELVKPSDINFMVTHARGLVCLSLTRERCAQLGLAPMVRNNTAQFHTNFTVSIEAAEGVTTGISAYDRAHTVRTAVRPDAKPQDLSQPGHIFPLISQPGGVLTRAGHTEAASDLPMLAGLEPAGVLVEVLNPDGSMARRPQLEVFACEHGLKMGSIADLIAYRLANEHTVERVDEREIATEFGPFRLVTYRDRIAHDLHFALVRGTADPHTPTLVRVQVENPLADLLHWRRDDFGVAATDALRAIAAEGQGVMVVLSAPRDSQSLLTRLRQQPEAAANAKDVSQWRRNGAGAQILAELGLGKLRVLGTPRRQVGLAGFGLEVVEYLECHAGIGVCSLPPAAVP from the coding sequence ATGAACTTCGCGCCGGTTCCCGAGCTGATCGAAGCACTGCGCGCCGGGCGCATGGTGGTGATCGTCGATGACGAGGACCGCGAAAACGAAGGCGATCTGATCATGGCGGCCGAGTTGGTCAAGCCGTCAGACATCAATTTCATGGTGACCCACGCGCGCGGCCTGGTGTGTTTGTCGCTGACCCGCGAGCGTTGCGCCCAGCTCGGCCTTGCGCCGATGGTGCGCAACAACACCGCGCAGTTCCACACCAACTTCACCGTCAGCATCGAGGCGGCCGAAGGGGTGACCACCGGCATCTCCGCCTACGACCGCGCGCATACCGTGCGCACCGCAGTGCGCCCGGATGCCAAGCCGCAGGATCTGAGCCAGCCGGGGCATATCTTTCCGCTGATTTCGCAGCCGGGCGGCGTGCTGACCCGCGCCGGTCACACCGAAGCAGCCAGCGATCTGCCGATGCTGGCCGGGCTGGAACCGGCGGGTGTGCTGGTGGAAGTGCTCAATCCGGACGGCAGTATGGCGCGCCGCCCGCAGCTGGAAGTATTCGCCTGCGAGCATGGGCTGAAGATGGGCTCGATCGCCGATCTGATCGCGTACCGGCTGGCCAACGAGCACACCGTCGAGCGCGTGGACGAACGCGAAATCGCTACCGAATTCGGCCCGTTTCGGTTGGTGACCTACCGCGACCGCATTGCGCACGATCTGCATTTTGCGCTGGTGCGTGGCACCGCCGATCCGCACACGCCGACACTGGTGCGCGTGCAGGTAGAAAACCCGCTGGCCGATCTGCTGCATTGGCGGCGCGATGATTTCGGCGTGGCGGCAACCGACGCGTTGCGTGCGATCGCCGCTGAGGGGCAGGGCGTGATGGTGGTGCTTTCGGCACCGCGCGACAGCCAATCGTTGTTGACACGGCTTCGTCAGCAGCCCGAAGCCGCGGCTAACGCCAAGGACGTCAGCCAATGGCGACGCAATGGGGCTGGCGCGCAGATCCTGGCCGAACTGGGCCTGGGCAAGCTGCGCGTGCTGGGCACGCCGCGGCGTCAGGTGGGGTTGGCCGGGTTCGGGCTGGAGGTGGTGGAGTATCTGGAATGCCACGCTGGCATAGGCGTGTGTTCGTTGCCGCCGGCTGCCGTGCCCTGA
- the ribH gene encoding 6,7-dimethyl-8-ribityllumazine synthase, with product MTHYEGDLRPTTARFAIIASRWNARITDALVTGTRQSLAGNGIGEDAIDVIRVPGAWDIPIAVNRVAQSGQHGAIIVLGCVIRGETRHYEHVADLCAEGLMSVQLQTGVPVLNGVLAVERVEDAEARAGGSHGNKGEECALAALELVNLMELLP from the coding sequence ATGACCCACTACGAAGGCGATCTTCGCCCCACCACCGCGCGCTTTGCGATCATCGCCAGCCGCTGGAATGCCCGTATCACCGACGCGTTGGTCACCGGGACGCGCCAGAGCCTGGCCGGCAACGGCATTGGCGAGGACGCCATCGACGTGATCCGCGTGCCGGGCGCCTGGGACATTCCGATCGCCGTCAACCGCGTGGCGCAGTCCGGCCAGCATGGCGCGATCATCGTCCTGGGCTGCGTGATCCGTGGCGAGACCCGTCATTACGAACACGTGGCCGACCTGTGCGCCGAAGGACTGATGAGCGTGCAGTTGCAGACCGGCGTGCCGGTGCTCAACGGCGTACTGGCGGTGGAGCGCGTGGAAGATGCCGAGGCGCGTGCTGGCGGCAGCCATGGAAACAAGGGCGAAGAATGCGCGCTTGCGGCGCTGGAATTGGTGAATTTGATGGAGTTGTTGCCATGA
- the nusB gene encoding transcription antitermination factor NusB has product MSKPGGHARHGRRDGIDPVLRSRARRRALQAIYAWQISGGFARQVIGQFAHEQAHEVADLAYFESLVEGVLTNRAELDTALSPYLDRGVEEVDAIERAVLRLATYELLYRQDVPYRVVINEAIETAKRFGSEHGHTYINGVLDRAAVEWRKVESGASGA; this is encoded by the coding sequence ATGAGCAAACCCGGTGGACATGCCCGCCATGGTCGTCGCGACGGCATCGACCCGGTGTTGCGTTCGCGCGCACGCCGGCGTGCCTTGCAGGCGATATATGCCTGGCAGATTTCCGGTGGTTTCGCTAGGCAGGTGATCGGCCAGTTTGCGCATGAGCAGGCGCACGAAGTTGCCGATCTGGCGTATTTCGAGAGCCTGGTCGAAGGCGTGCTCACCAATCGCGCCGAGCTGGACACCGCGTTGAGCCCGTATCTGGATCGCGGCGTGGAAGAGGTCGATGCGATCGAACGCGCAGTGCTGCGCTTGGCCACCTACGAATTGTTGTATCGGCAAGACGTGCCGTATCGCGTGGTGATCAACGAAGCGATCGAAACCGCCAAGCGCTTCGGCTCCGAACATGGCCACACCTACATCAATGGCGTGCTGGATCGTGCCGCAGTGGAGTGGCGCAAGGTTGAGTCGGG